In Marispirochaeta sp., the genomic window CTTTTCGACTCTGCTGCCTACCGACAGCATCAGGATTTATCACAATGCTGCCCTGCAAATAGTATTCACAGCCGGTTTCTTCGGTTGTGCTGGCCGGACGACCGCGTTTACCGTATTTCTTTTTTTCTTTCACAGTGTATTCCAGCTTGTGATATCTTAGCTGCTTTTCAAACTTCTTAGCCGCATCACGAGCATCGGCCTCACATTTGAATGCATTATTCGATATATGCCAGAATTCTTTCTCTTGCTTTTTAAGTTCTTTGTTGACATTGCGCGCCAGCGTTTCGTACTGTTTTTCATATGCTTTCTCTGAAAATACAATAAGCCAACGCTGGGCAATATTTCCATACTCTGTAAGGATTTCTTTATATGAATATCCCGGTGATTCTTTTGAGGCAGTTAGTTCACTGAAATCTGTTTCCTTGATCGTTTCTTTTGATAGCTTTAAAGATTCCGGTACTCTGGTAACCCACTTTGTCTGTGAACGCTCGGCTAAATTGTTCCTTGAATAGAGTGCACTATCTGCAACAAAATAGGGAAGCTCTTTTTTGTTGAGCTGTTTTCGAAATGCCTTTATGGATTCGCTGAAGCTTTTTTTGTCGCTTGAGTTCCCGCTGAGAACTTCAAGAAAAACAGGCAGGGTACTCCTGAATCCGCACATCATCGAAACAACTACTTGATTCAGATCGGGATTACTGTCTTTCGAATACCCTTTGGTTATATGAACTGGCTGCTGGTCAATATCACCAGGAGCGTGTTTAAACTCTCCCTCAAATGAGAACGTAGTCGTATCGAGGTGAACAAACTTATGGTTTATGCCAGCACGCCGAAGTGCTTCTGAACTAACCTTGTAAAATAATTCGGTGACCCCGTATTCATACAATGCATCAAGTGCTGTACCAAGGCAATCATCATGAAGATCGGTAGCGGTTATGCCTTCCCCCAACAACAAATCGACCGGCTTTGAATCATAGAAACGGGGAGTAAGGTAGAGCGCTTTTTTCGAAAAGCCAGTCGCGTTAAGAATCAGTGCTTTTACAGCCTTTCCAACACTGATCTTCCTGCCTTCTTTTCCGATGAGTTTATCTATCGTTTCAGGTATTCCTGATTCTTCACAGATACCGGCAACTACACCTAATTGTTGTAGTATTTTCCCTTCCATTTTAGACATAATACCCCTCCGATCATTATGGTAACCTAAGAGAGAAGGTATTAATACTAGACGTTCGTAAAGTATTACGGCTTAATTAAATACGATTTTTCCTTTAGGTACTGCGGAAAGTGGGAAGAATCTACATCGAGAAGAAAAGCAGTAAAAAGAAACGCCCCTTAAGCATTCCCTGCATGAGCGACCGAGCGGTTCAGGCATTGTATGCACTAATTCTGGAACCGGTCTCTGAAACAACAGGAGATTTACATTCATACGGATTTCGGAAATTCAGATCTACAAAAGATGCCTGTTCGTACATAAAACTATGTTTGCAACAAAAAACCTCAGCAAGATGGATTCTCGAATCAGACATAAAAGGATGCTTTGATAACATTGATCACAATTGGTTGATGGAACACATACCACTAGATAAAAGAATACTTAACGAATTTCTGAAAGCAGAATACAAGGAAAAGAAAGAATTATTCCCTACAACAGCTGGAGTTCCGCAAGGTGGAATTATCAGTCCGATTTTGGCAAACATGACACTCGATGGTCTAGAAGATTACATTCAAAATAAGTACTGGAAAAGTAAGACCGGATGTATAAACCGACAACACAACAACCACAAAGTAAACCTGATAAGGTATGCAGATGACCTGATTATTACAGCAGACACGCAGGAAACTGCTAAAGACTTGAAACGAATGCTGTCTGATTTCCTGAGAATCAGAGGACTTGAATTGTCAGAAAAAAAGACCAAAATCACAGAAGTAACAGCGGGATTTGATTTTTTGGGGTGGAATTTCAGAAAATACAACAACAGTCTTAAAGTACAACCTTCTGCCGAATCAATTAAAGCCATTAAGACAAAAATTGGAATAACGATAAGAATGATGTCAGCATGTCCACAGGAAGCAGTAATAGGAACCCTTAACCCTATTATTAGGGGATGGGGAAACTATCATGATGCTGTCTCATCGTGGCGCAGTTTTAGAAAGGTCGACAGGTATATATTTTATGCATTGTGGCAATGGGCAAAAAGAAGGCATCCAATGAAATCAGCAAAGTGGGTTAAGGCTCGATACTGGGTTCGAATAAGAAACAGAGACTGGATATTTAGTACAGGGAAATACAATCTGACAAGCATCAGCAGTATTAAATATAAATCACACAAACTCATTAAGGTAAATAAGAATTGCTTTCTCCCCGAAGACATGAAATACTTTATCAATCAGGGAAGGGGTGCTCTGCAGCTGCCCTGACAAAAGGGTTAAGATCGCTTGAGCCGTATGATGGGAAACTATCACGTACGGTTCTTAGGGGAGAGGGAGCTCGTGAGGGCTTCTTCTTACCCGACTACAATATTTTATACAAGGAGACACATTTTGAAAACAACAAGAGCTTATTATATTGACTGGTTACGAATTATTATTGTTGCATTATTAATTCCCCATCATACTGCAATAACATTCTCACATCTCGGTGATGCGTATGTTTATCTGCCTATAAAAGATAATGCACTCTATTTCTTTATCCAATCAACGTTTTTAAATCTATGGTTTATGCGAATGTTGTTTTTCATTTCTGGGATATCAACTTTTTATGCATTACGAAAAAGAACGAACAAAGAGTATTTTATTGAACGATGTAAAAAATTGCTTTTACCAACTGTGTTTGCCTTGATATTTGTTTGTCCAGCTATGGGATATTTCAAAGCCATAACATTGAATAATTTCCATGGTTCTTTATTAACATTTTATCCAGTCTTTTTTAAGAATATAGTTCTTTATCTGGGATGGGCTCATTTCTGGTTTCTAGTATATTTATTTGTCTTTTCTATAATCTTTCTATTTATACGAAGGATTGTAAAGAGTATTGATACTACAGCCGAGAAAATTGGTGTTTATTTATCCCAAAACAACAGAATCATAATTCCAATATTGCTCTTTATCTTTTTTGAGACCTTGTTCCGTCCCTTTTATCCTGGGTTTCAAACCCTTGTTAATGATTGGGCAAATTTTGCCGTGTATCTTTCATTTTTCTTTTTTGGATATATAATTGGAAGCAAACAAGATTTGATTGATGTTATTGTTTCAAAAATACGTTTATTTGCAATTATTGCAAGCATATCAACTATATCGTTTATTTTTCTAAAATACGCACAGGATAATATCTCCCTATTTAGCAGCTATTACAATGATATGACCTATACCTACAAATTATGTTTAGCATTCATTCAAGGTATTGCAGAATACTCTTTGGTGTTATTTATTTTTGGTGTAGCAAAATTATATCTCAATAGAGATAATAAAATATATAGATACTTATCGAAAACATCGTTTACATTATATATATTTCATTTTCTGATAATTAATATGACTATGTATTTCATGATTATACTTTCCTGGAATCATTTTATTATATTTATTCTATCAATCTTTCTCGTTTATTCGCTGTTCTTTATCCTATACGAAACATTACTAAAACGGATTCCTCCTTTAAGATACATATGCGGGATACAAAAATGAGATCTATTGTAATACGCCTAACAAGGAATATGAGATTCCGCCTTTGGCTCCATCCAAATTGCCTTTGGTCGCAAGCACCCGACGGCAACTTCTCATATTCCTGGAACGATAGACAAA contains:
- a CDS encoding acyltransferase, with product MKTTRAYYIDWLRIIIVALLIPHHTAITFSHLGDAYVYLPIKDNALYFFIQSTFLNLWFMRMLFFISGISTFYALRKRTNKEYFIERCKKLLLPTVFALIFVCPAMGYFKAITLNNFHGSLLTFYPVFFKNIVLYLGWAHFWFLVYLFVFSIIFLFIRRIVKSIDTTAEKIGVYLSQNNRIIIPILLFIFFETLFRPFYPGFQTLVNDWANFAVYLSFFFFGYIIGSKQDLIDVIVSKIRLFAIIASISTISFIFLKYAQDNISLFSSYYNDMTYTYKLCLAFIQGIAEYSLVLFIFGVAKLYLNRDNKIYRYLSKTSFTLYIFHFLIINMTMYFMIILSWNHFIIFILSIFLVYSLFFILYETLLKRIPPLRYICGIQK
- a CDS encoding IS1634 family transposase, whose amino-acid sequence is MSKMEGKILQQLGVVAGICEESGIPETIDKLIGKEGRKISVGKAVKALILNATGFSKKALYLTPRFYDSKPVDLLLGEGITATDLHDDCLGTALDALYEYGVTELFYKVSSEALRRAGINHKFVHLDTTTFSFEGEFKHAPGDIDQQPVHITKGYSKDSNPDLNQVVVSMMCGFRSTLPVFLEVLSGNSSDKKSFSESIKAFRKQLNKKELPYFVADSALYSRNNLAERSQTKWVTRVPESLKLSKETIKETDFSELTASKESPGYSYKEILTEYGNIAQRWLIVFSEKAYEKQYETLARNVNKELKKQEKEFWHISNNAFKCEADARDAAKKFEKQLRYHKLEYTVKEKKKYGKRGRPASTTEETGCEYYLQGSIVINPDAVGRQQSRKGYFIIATNELDSKVLDTDSLLSVYKAQGISVERGFRFLKDPLFFAERSIILCRESVPEI
- the ltrA gene encoding group II intron reverse transcriptase/maturase, whose amino-acid sequence is MGRIYIEKKSSKKKRPLSIPCMSDRAVQALYALILEPVSETTGDLHSYGFRKFRSTKDACSYIKLCLQQKTSARWILESDIKGCFDNIDHNWLMEHIPLDKRILNEFLKAEYKEKKELFPTTAGVPQGGIISPILANMTLDGLEDYIQNKYWKSKTGCINRQHNNHKVNLIRYADDLIITADTQETAKDLKRMLSDFLRIRGLELSEKKTKITEVTAGFDFLGWNFRKYNNSLKVQPSAESIKAIKTKIGITIRMMSACPQEAVIGTLNPIIRGWGNYHDAVSSWRSFRKVDRYIFYALWQWAKRRHPMKSAKWVKARYWVRIRNRDWIFSTGKYNLTSISSIKYKSHKLIKVNKNCFLPEDMKYFINQGRGALQLP